Proteins from one Listeria weihenstephanensis genomic window:
- a CDS encoding type B 50S ribosomal protein L31, whose translation MKTGIHPEYRQVVFLDTSTDFKFISGSTKSSNETIQWEDGNEYPLLRVEISSDSHPFYTGKQKHATADGRVDRFNKKYGIK comes from the coding sequence ATGAAAACTGGAATTCACCCGGAATACCGTCAAGTGGTATTTCTTGATACTAGTACAGATTTCAAGTTTATTTCTGGTTCTACTAAGAGCTCGAATGAAACTATTCAATGGGAAGATGGCAACGAGTATCCTTTACTACGTGTCGAAATCAGTTCTGATTCACACCCATTCTATACTGGTAAACAAAAACATGCAACAGCCGATGGACGTGTCGATCGTTTCAACAAAAAATACGGCATCAAATAA
- the rho gene encoding transcription termination factor Rho, with protein MADISISYLEKLTIKEIYALAKEHKIPYYSKLTKRELSFALLKASAEKQGFFFMEGVLDIIASEGFGFLRPINYSASSEDIYISASQIRRFDLRTGDKVSGKVRPPKENERYFGLLHVEAVNGENPEVAKDRVHFPGLTPLYPDRQIRMEIGQNPISTRMIDMIAPIGFGQRGLIVAPPKAGKTILLKEIANAITENSPDAELIVLLIDERPEEVTDIERSVKAEVVSSTFDEVPENHIKVAELVLERAMRLVEQKRDVIILMDSLTRLARAYNLVIPPSGRTLSGGIDPAAFHRPKRFFGAARNIEEGGSLTILATALVDTGSRMDDVIYEEFKGTGNMELHLDRAMAERRVFPAIDIRRSGTRKEELLLPKEKLEQLWKIRKIMPIQGDALDISERFIRYLKKTPTNDDFFEIMQSEMFKK; from the coding sequence GTTTTGCGTTGTTAAAGGCTAGTGCTGAGAAGCAAGGTTTCTTTTTCATGGAAGGCGTGCTTGATATCATTGCATCGGAAGGATTTGGATTCCTTCGCCCCATCAATTATTCCGCGAGTTCTGAAGATATTTACATATCTGCCTCTCAAATTAGACGTTTTGATTTAAGAACGGGCGACAAGGTTTCTGGAAAAGTGCGTCCGCCAAAAGAGAATGAGCGTTATTTCGGCTTGCTTCATGTGGAGGCTGTCAATGGTGAAAATCCTGAAGTCGCAAAAGATCGTGTTCATTTCCCTGGTTTGACACCGCTTTATCCTGATCGTCAAATTCGGATGGAGATTGGTCAAAATCCGATTTCAACGCGGATGATCGATATGATTGCACCGATTGGTTTTGGTCAACGTGGTTTGATCGTTGCGCCACCCAAAGCTGGGAAAACAATTTTATTAAAAGAAATTGCTAATGCGATCACGGAAAATAGTCCAGATGCAGAACTAATCGTCCTACTCATCGATGAACGGCCAGAAGAAGTTACAGATATTGAACGATCTGTAAAAGCGGAGGTTGTCAGCTCAACGTTCGATGAAGTGCCAGAAAATCATATTAAAGTAGCAGAACTCGTGTTAGAACGGGCGATGCGATTAGTCGAGCAAAAACGTGATGTCATTATTTTGATGGATAGCCTCACGCGTCTAGCTAGAGCTTATAATCTCGTTATTCCGCCAAGTGGTCGAACATTGTCAGGTGGTATTGACCCAGCGGCATTCCATCGACCAAAGCGCTTTTTCGGTGCAGCTCGTAATATCGAAGAAGGCGGAAGTTTGACGATTTTGGCGACTGCCCTTGTCGATACAGGTTCACGAATGGACGATGTGATTTATGAAGAATTTAAAGGCACAGGAAATATGGAGCTTCATCTTGACCGTGCGATGGCTGAGCGCCGCGTTTTCCCAGCCATTGATATTCGCCGTTCAGGAACACGTAAAGAAGAGCTATTATTACCAAAAGAAAAGTTAGAGCAGCTATGGAAAATCCGTAAAATCATGCCGATTCAAGGCGATGCACTAGACATATCCGAACGTTTCATTCGGTATTTAAAGAAGACGCCGACAAATGATGACTTTTTTGAAATAATGCAAAGCGAAATGTTTAAAAAATAA